The Armatimonadota bacterium genome includes a window with the following:
- a CDS encoding NAD-dependent deacylase — protein MAEDLRQDRALETAAEILAAARTAGVFAGAGLSAESGLPTFRDSGGLWEGHRVEDVATPEGFRRDPVLVWRFYAQRQVDQTRVEPNAGHHALAAMEDMFDDFLLITQNVDNLSERAGSRKLVKIHGDLMEIWCCRCHWKSVLDRPVSPDSLRTPDDLPRCPDCGSLARPGVVWFGEMLPPAAIERAISFTAVAEVLLTVGTSGLVSGGYGFTDYVRSHGGKVIEVNPNDTYLSDQADIQIRSGSATALPAILERLQVLRSRAPEV, from the coding sequence GTGGCCGAAGACTTGAGGCAGGATCGTGCCTTGGAAACGGCAGCGGAGATCCTGGCCGCTGCACGGACTGCGGGGGTGTTCGCCGGCGCGGGCCTGAGCGCGGAGAGCGGGCTTCCGACGTTCCGGGATTCGGGAGGGCTATGGGAAGGGCATCGGGTGGAGGATGTGGCCACTCCCGAAGGGTTCCGACGCGACCCCGTCCTGGTCTGGCGTTTTTACGCCCAGAGGCAGGTGGACCAGACCCGCGTCGAGCCGAATGCCGGCCACCACGCCCTCGCCGCTATGGAGGACATGTTCGACGACTTCCTCCTGATCACGCAGAACGTGGACAACCTGAGCGAGCGCGCCGGTTCGCGCAAGCTGGTCAAGATCCACGGTGACCTGATGGAGATCTGGTGTTGCCGTTGCCACTGGAAGTCCGTGCTGGACAGGCCCGTGAGTCCCGATTCGCTCAGGACGCCCGATGACCTGCCCCGCTGCCCGGATTGCGGCTCTCTTGCGCGGCCGGGTGTGGTCTGGTTCGGTGAGATGCTTCCTCCAGCCGCCATCGAACGGGCCATCTCCTTCACAGCCGTCGCAGAGGTTCTGCTGACGGTAGGAACCAGTGGACTGGTGAGCGGCGGATATGGCTTCACGGATTACGTGCGCAGCCACGGTGGGAAGGTCATCGAGGTGAACCCCAACGACACTTATCTTTCGGATCAGGCGGATATCCAGATCCGTTCCGGCTCGGCGACGGCCCTCCCGGCGATCCTGGAACGGCTCCAAGTGTTGCGCTCCAGAGCACCAGAGGTGTGA
- the pyrG gene encoding CTP synthase: MTKYIFVTGGVVSSIGKGITTASLGRLLKSRGFNVTMQKLDPYINVDAGTMNPFQHGEVFVTDDGAETDLDLGHYERFVDVSLTRNSNVTTGKIYGQVIARERRGEFLGSTVQVIPHITDEIKACIRRAGEDASADVVIVEIGGTVGDIEGLPFLEAIRQFKKDVGHDNVLYVHVTLIASVGPWSELKTKPTQHSVINLREIGIQPDILVCRSKVPLSDEMRDKISLFCDVDREAVIQSLDVETLYEAPLALEEEGLARLACEKLKLPPNAPDLDEWRRIVETIKHPKEHVTVAIVGKYTGNGDAYISIAEAVRHGGVANDCGVSIRWVDSEDLESGSAETVLSDVDAIIVAGGFGARGVEGKIASIRYARENGIPFLGLCYGLQMAVIEMARHGCGLEGANTEEVDPECQHPVIHLLPEQQGVTEKGGSMRLGVYPCRVIHGSRAHSLYGTELVYERHRHRYEVNNAYRPALEKAGMVFSGVSPDYRLVEMIEVPGHPFFMATQFHPEFKSRPNRPHPLFRGLVEAALKRCRETSGRSNGSRKGARRAAGAQSVAAGA, from the coding sequence ATGACGAAATACATTTTTGTGACGGGCGGAGTGGTGTCTTCCATCGGCAAGGGTATCACCACTGCCAGCCTGGGGCGTCTGCTGAAGAGCAGGGGATTCAACGTCACCATGCAGAAGCTGGATCCCTACATCAATGTGGACGCCGGCACCATGAATCCGTTTCAGCACGGCGAGGTCTTCGTGACGGATGACGGCGCGGAGACGGATCTGGACCTGGGGCATTATGAGCGGTTTGTTGACGTCTCGCTGACGCGCAACTCCAACGTCACCACCGGCAAGATCTACGGTCAGGTGATTGCGCGCGAGAGGCGGGGCGAGTTCCTGGGCAGCACCGTTCAGGTCATCCCCCACATCACCGACGAGATCAAGGCCTGCATCCGCCGAGCCGGTGAGGATGCCTCGGCCGACGTGGTGATCGTGGAGATCGGGGGGACGGTGGGCGATATCGAGGGACTGCCCTTCCTGGAAGCCATCCGCCAGTTCAAGAAGGACGTGGGGCACGACAACGTTCTGTATGTCCACGTCACCCTCATCGCCAGCGTGGGACCGTGGAGCGAGCTGAAGACGAAACCCACTCAGCACTCCGTCATCAACTTGCGCGAGATCGGGATCCAGCCGGACATTCTGGTCTGTCGCTCCAAGGTGCCGCTGTCCGATGAGATGCGGGACAAGATCTCGCTGTTCTGCGACGTGGACCGCGAAGCCGTCATCCAGTCGCTGGATGTGGAGACGCTGTACGAGGCTCCGCTTGCGCTGGAGGAGGAGGGGCTTGCCCGCCTGGCGTGCGAGAAGCTGAAGCTCCCGCCAAACGCTCCGGACCTGGATGAATGGCGCAGGATCGTTGAGACCATCAAGCATCCGAAGGAGCACGTGACGGTCGCCATTGTGGGCAAATACACCGGCAACGGGGACGCCTACATCAGCATCGCCGAGGCTGTCCGGCACGGAGGCGTGGCCAACGATTGCGGGGTAAGCATCCGTTGGGTGGACTCCGAGGATCTGGAATCGGGATCGGCGGAGACCGTGCTGTCGGATGTGGACGCCATCATCGTCGCCGGAGGATTCGGGGCGCGTGGCGTGGAGGGCAAGATCGCAAGCATCCGGTACGCCCGCGAGAACGGCATCCCGTTCCTCGGGCTGTGCTACGGCCTGCAGATGGCGGTCATCGAGATGGCGCGCCACGGCTGCGGGCTGGAAGGGGCTAATACCGAGGAGGTGGATCCGGAGTGTCAGCACCCCGTAATCCACCTGTTACCGGAGCAGCAGGGCGTGACAGAGAAGGGCGGAAGCATGCGGCTGGGCGTCTATCCGTGCCGGGTCATCCACGGTTCCCGAGCTCATAGCCTGTACGGCACGGAGCTGGTCTACGAGCGGCACCGGCACCGCTATGAAGTGAACAACGCCTACCGTCCCGCTCTGGAGAAGGCCGGGATGGTCTTCAGCGGAGTGTCTCCGGACTACAGGCTGGTGGAGATGATCGAGGTGCCCGGGCATCCGTTCTTCATGGCCACGCAGTTCCATCCCGAGTTCAAAAGCCGTCCCAACCGGCCGCATCCCCTGTTCCGGGGATTGGTGGAAGCCGCGCTGAAGCGTTGTCGGGAGACTTCCGGTCGGTCCAACGGTTCCCGCAAGGGTGCCCGGCGCGCTGCTGGGGCGCAATCCGTGGCGGCCGGAGCCTGA
- a CDS encoding acid sugar phosphatase, translated as MERALYIFDLDGVIYRGNTPQPFASETIERIRREGSRVFFLTNNASLSRKDVSNKLTRLGVPASPDEVMTSSFATGLWFREHGAIGKRVMIIGEKGCYDELSAAGMQVFSPDDTTDVDFVVVGIDRSFNYHKLNCAQQAILKGATFIATNRDPTYPREDGVSPGGGSIVAAVATASGREPITIGKPETYTIRKILDLTGVDRTDAVMVGDRLDTDILVGNRAGVHTLLVLGGVCTREEAEEAQGDLRPGGIIENLGQLR; from the coding sequence GTGGAACGGGCGCTCTACATCTTCGATCTGGACGGAGTGATCTACCGCGGCAACACCCCGCAACCCTTCGCCTCCGAGACCATCGAGAGGATCCGCCGGGAAGGCTCCCGTGTTTTCTTTCTCACCAACAACGCTTCCCTCTCACGGAAGGATGTGTCCAACAAGCTGACCCGCCTGGGTGTTCCGGCGTCGCCGGACGAAGTGATGACCAGTTCCTTCGCGACGGGCCTGTGGTTCCGGGAGCACGGCGCCATCGGAAAGCGGGTCATGATCATCGGGGAAAAGGGCTGCTACGACGAATTGTCCGCCGCCGGGATGCAGGTGTTCTCCCCGGACGACACCACGGACGTGGACTTCGTAGTGGTGGGAATCGACCGGTCGTTCAACTATCACAAGCTGAACTGTGCCCAGCAGGCCATCCTGAAAGGTGCGACATTCATCGCCACCAACCGCGACCCCACCTATCCCCGAGAGGACGGAGTGTCGCCGGGAGGGGGTTCCATTGTGGCTGCGGTGGCCACCGCCAGCGGCCGGGAACCCATCACCATCGGCAAACCAGAGACGTACACCATCCGGAAGATCCTTGACCTTACCGGCGTGGACCGAACCGATGCGGTCATGGTGGGGGATCGGCTGGATACGGATATTCTGGTGGGTAACCGCGCAGGAGTGCACACGCTGCTGGTTCTGGGAGGAGTCTGCACCCGGGAGGAGGCCGAGGAGGCGCAGGGAGATCTGCGTCCGGGCGGCATCATCGAGAACTTGGGACAGCTGAGATGA
- a CDS encoding sodium:solute symporter encodes MNYELLTIILAAYVLVTGYLGWLGYRKTRSAADYLLAGRQVHPLLMSLAYGSTFISTSAIVGFGGAAALFGMGLLWLTFFNIFIGIFIAFLVFGRRTRRMGAAIDAHTFPELLGRRFGSRFVQGFAGTTIACLMPLYAAAVMIGGARFLEVQLGLEYQLALFVFAVVVAAYVFFGGLKGVVYTDALQGTLMFLGMFILLVVTYSKVGGLASHHALTELASKVPPPLVEQGHRGWTAMPAPFSPLWWQLVSTIILGVGIGVLAQPQLAVRYMTVKSGKELNRALIPGGIFILMMTGVAFTVGALTNLFFYQTQGKIALAMVVDPATGKPNVDKIIPTYVSMAMPEWFGYVFMLSLLAAAMSTLSGQFHAIGTSFGRDLYQQALAGGRHQERTVPIARLGIFAGFVLTIILAYNLPVGIIAIATALFFGMCAAVFLPAYISALFWKRATLPGVISGMLTGLAAWALWVLFVHEKESAALGLCKAMFGKTSLAVGTMWAVVDPLVIALPLSAIVTVVVSLATRPMAENVLNRCFGGSPAGSPAA; translated from the coding sequence ATGAACTACGAGCTTCTCACCATCATCCTGGCCGCCTATGTGCTGGTGACCGGCTACCTCGGCTGGCTGGGCTACCGCAAGACAAGAAGCGCCGCGGACTACCTGCTGGCCGGCCGGCAGGTGCACCCGCTGCTTATGAGTCTGGCTTACGGCAGCACGTTCATCAGCACTTCGGCCATCGTCGGGTTCGGAGGGGCGGCGGCTCTGTTCGGGATGGGCCTTCTCTGGCTCACCTTCTTCAACATCTTCATTGGGATTTTCATAGCGTTCCTGGTGTTCGGGCGGCGCACCCGGCGGATGGGAGCAGCGATTGACGCGCATACGTTCCCGGAACTGCTGGGACGCCGGTTCGGTTCGCGCTTTGTGCAGGGCTTTGCAGGAACCACCATCGCGTGCTTGATGCCGCTGTACGCTGCGGCCGTTATGATCGGCGGGGCACGGTTCCTGGAGGTACAGCTGGGGCTGGAATATCAGCTGGCGCTGTTCGTGTTCGCCGTCGTCGTGGCGGCCTATGTGTTCTTCGGCGGGCTAAAAGGAGTGGTCTACACGGACGCCCTGCAGGGAACGTTGATGTTCCTGGGGATGTTCATCCTGCTGGTGGTGACATACTCCAAGGTGGGCGGTCTGGCAAGTCATCACGCGCTGACGGAACTGGCCTCGAAAGTTCCCCCTCCGCTGGTGGAACAGGGGCATCGCGGATGGACAGCCATGCCGGCGCCGTTCTCTCCCCTCTGGTGGCAACTCGTTTCCACCATCATCCTGGGGGTGGGCATCGGAGTGCTTGCTCAGCCGCAACTCGCCGTGCGCTACATGACTGTGAAGAGCGGCAAGGAGTTGAACCGGGCGCTGATCCCGGGCGGCATCTTCATTCTGATGATGACCGGCGTCGCCTTCACGGTGGGAGCCCTAACGAACCTGTTCTTCTACCAGACCCAGGGCAAGATCGCTCTTGCCATGGTGGTGGATCCGGCCACGGGCAAGCCCAACGTTGACAAGATCATCCCCACCTACGTTTCGATGGCAATGCCCGAATGGTTCGGATACGTGTTCATGCTGAGCCTCCTGGCAGCCGCCATGTCCACACTGAGCGGGCAATTCCACGCCATCGGGACTTCCTTCGGCCGGGACCTGTATCAACAGGCGCTCGCGGGAGGCAGGCATCAGGAACGCACGGTGCCGATCGCCAGGCTCGGCATCTTCGCCGGGTTCGTGCTGACCATCATTCTGGCGTATAACCTTCCGGTGGGTATCATCGCCATCGCGACGGCGCTGTTTTTCGGAATGTGCGCCGCTGTCTTTCTGCCGGCCTACATCAGCGCCCTGTTCTGGAAGCGAGCCACTCTGCCGGGGGTCATCTCCGGGATGCTGACCGGACTGGCCGCGTGGGCGCTATGGGTGCTGTTCGTGCACGAGAAGGAGTCCGCGGCGCTGGGGCTGTGCAAGGCCATGTTCGGAAAGACCAGCCTGGCGGTGGGCACGATGTGGGCGGTGGTGGATCCGCTGGTCATCGCTCTGCCGCTTTCGGCCATCGTCACGGTGGTGGTTTCTCTGGCCACCCGGCCAATGGCTGAGAATGTCCTGAACCGTTGCTTCGGCGGATCGCCGGCCGGAAGCCCGGCAGCATGA
- a CDS encoding uroporphyrinogen decarboxylase, protein MNSVERVRTALLLGQPDRVPVVEFLIDPSVYRAILPDARDQADFMDRMDLDAVACAPDWLRVQQNPDGTFVDEWGVTYVSRGPDLLSHPLRGPVRTMEDARAYIPPDPDASHRLETLRDLVRRYKGKRTIIFHHRAEFMWAAYVAGIDNLLAALLSEPEFACLLMDKVLEANMRVAQNAIRAGADVVVLADDYAHNPGPMMSPDVFRRYLLPRLSRMVELILSEGALCIKHTDGNIYPLLDMLISTGIHGLNPLEPLAGMDLKTVKRLVGDRVCLVGNIDCGELLPHGSPDEVTQAVRSAIADAAGGGGFILSSSNSIHASVDPQNYVAMLQAARRFGVYA, encoded by the coding sequence GTGAACTCCGTGGAGCGGGTCCGGACGGCGCTATTGCTGGGCCAGCCGGACCGCGTCCCCGTCGTGGAGTTCCTGATAGACCCTTCCGTCTACCGCGCCATCCTGCCTGACGCGCGCGATCAGGCGGACTTCATGGACCGGATGGACCTGGACGCTGTCGCCTGCGCTCCGGACTGGCTCCGCGTGCAGCAGAACCCCGACGGTACGTTCGTGGACGAATGGGGAGTGACCTATGTCTCGCGGGGGCCGGATCTGCTCAGCCACCCACTGCGCGGACCCGTCCGGACGATGGAAGATGCGCGCGCCTACATCCCACCCGACCCCGACGCATCCCACCGGCTGGAGACTCTGCGCGATCTTGTGCGGCGCTACAAGGGCAAGCGCACCATCATCTTTCACCATCGAGCGGAATTCATGTGGGCGGCCTATGTGGCCGGAATAGACAACCTGCTGGCCGCGCTGCTGTCGGAACCGGAGTTCGCCTGCCTGCTGATGGACAAAGTGCTTGAGGCGAATATGCGCGTTGCCCAGAATGCCATCCGTGCGGGTGCGGATGTGGTGGTGCTGGCCGATGACTACGCTCACAACCCGGGCCCGATGATGAGCCCGGATGTGTTCCGGCGCTACCTGTTGCCCCGGCTGAGCCGTATGGTGGAGCTCATCCTCAGCGAAGGCGCCCTCTGCATCAAGCATACGGACGGAAACATCTATCCGCTGCTGGATATGCTGATCTCCACAGGCATCCACGGTCTGAACCCCTTAGAACCCCTGGCCGGAATGGACCTGAAGACGGTGAAGCGGCTCGTGGGGGATCGGGTCTGCCTGGTGGGGAACATAGACTGCGGCGAGCTTCTGCCCCACGGCTCACCCGATGAGGTGACGCAGGCCGTCCGCTCAGCGATCGCCGATGCTGCAGGAGGCGGCGGCTTCATCCTCTCGAGTTCCAACAGCATCCACGCTTCGGTGGACCCGCAGAACTACGTGGCCATGCTGCAGGCGGCCCGGCGGTTTGGCGTCTACGCCTGA
- the fur gene encoding transcriptional repressor, whose product MDCPDIQLEIKTDRRDEAVPVLGQRATRQRRLIYDILRSSDEHLDVETLYRKARDIDSRVSLSTVYRTIALLKESHLVDELIFEDDRRCYEFKKTGGHHHVRCQSCGQIVEFETSCEKRLRDKLEAQLGFDVESVRIDVAGYCPNCRAR is encoded by the coding sequence ATGGACTGCCCTGACATTCAACTGGAAATCAAAACCGATCGCAGGGACGAAGCTGTCCCGGTCCTGGGGCAGAGGGCTACTCGCCAGCGAAGGCTCATTTACGACATCCTCCGCTCTTCGGACGAGCATCTCGACGTCGAGACACTGTACCGCAAGGCCCGCGACATTGATTCAAGGGTGAGTCTCTCCACGGTGTACCGCACGATCGCCCTCCTCAAAGAGTCTCATCTTGTGGATGAGCTCATCTTCGAGGACGACCGCCGCTGTTATGAGTTCAAGAAGACCGGCGGGCACCATCACGTGCGTTGCCAGTCGTGTGGGCAGATCGTGGAATTCGAGACCTCCTGCGAAAAGCGTCTGCGCGACAAACTTGAGGCACAGCTCGGATTCGATGTCGAAAGCGTCAGGATAGACGTCGCTGGCTACTGCCCCAACTGCCGGGCGCGCTAG
- a CDS encoding biopolymer transporter ExbD has protein sequence MRIAPYQPKKARIEIVPMIDTIFFLLVFFMMASLAMTTMRGMPVNLPKAAQAQSRPVDKVVLTLTADGRYYVDREPVTFEQIRPALREVLRRNPDTAVVINCDQNQRVKGLVELADEAKSCGARLLTIATSPKEEGGS, from the coding sequence ATGCGCATTGCGCCCTACCAGCCTAAGAAGGCCCGCATTGAGATCGTGCCGATGATTGACACGATCTTCTTCCTGCTGGTCTTCTTCATGATGGCGTCGCTTGCCATGACCACCATGCGCGGGATGCCGGTGAACCTGCCCAAGGCCGCCCAGGCTCAGTCCAGGCCGGTGGACAAGGTGGTGCTCACACTGACGGCGGACGGGCGGTACTACGTGGACCGTGAGCCAGTCACCTTCGAGCAGATCCGGCCCGCTCTTCGCGAGGTGCTCCGGCGCAACCCGGACACCGCCGTGGTCATCAACTGCGACCAGAACCAGCGCGTGAAGGGGCTGGTGGAACTGGCCGACGAGGCCAAGAGCTGCGGGGCCAGACTGCTGACCATCGCCACCAGCCCTAAGGAGGAAGGCGGAAGCTGA
- the kdsB gene encoding 3-deoxy-manno-octulosonate cytidylyltransferase, with translation MAEGRAIGVIPARLAATRLPRKPLADIGGKPMIRWVWERASAAELLDEVIVATPDEEIASVCASFGARAVLTAPEHPTGTDRVAEAAGGIHADIVVNIQGDEPLIRAEDLDALVSAMRADADAALGSLMFPLGEGEDASDPNLVKVVVGRDGCALYFSRSCIPYDRTGIHPKRFGHIGVYAWRRDRLMAFAHLERGRLEEAESLEQLRALEAGWKIRMVMTDFRPVGVDTPEDLERARRALGA, from the coding sequence ATGGCTGAGGGCCGGGCCATCGGAGTCATTCCCGCCCGCCTGGCGGCCACGCGCCTACCGCGCAAGCCGCTGGCTGATATCGGAGGCAAGCCGATGATCCGCTGGGTGTGGGAGCGCGCCAGCGCGGCTGAGCTTCTGGACGAAGTGATCGTGGCGACTCCGGACGAGGAGATAGCTTCGGTGTGCGCCTCGTTCGGCGCCAGGGCGGTCCTGACTGCGCCCGAGCATCCCACGGGCACGGATCGCGTGGCCGAGGCTGCGGGAGGCATACACGCGGACATCGTAGTGAACATTCAGGGAGACGAGCCGCTCATTCGGGCCGAGGACCTGGACGCGCTGGTGTCGGCGATGCGCGCGGATGCGGATGCGGCGCTGGGGAGCCTGATGTTTCCGCTGGGCGAGGGGGAGGATGCTTCGGATCCCAACCTGGTTAAGGTGGTGGTGGGGCGGGATGGCTGCGCGCTGTATTTTTCGCGCTCCTGCATCCCGTACGACCGCACGGGCATCCATCCGAAGCGCTTCGGACACATCGGCGTGTACGCGTGGAGGCGCGATCGCCTGATGGCCTTCGCGCACCTGGAGCGCGGCCGGCTGGAAGAGGCGGAGTCGCTGGAGCAACTCCGGGCGCTGGAGGCCGGCTGGAAGATCCGCATGGTGATGACGGACTTCCGGCCGGTGGGGGTGGATACCCCGGAAGATCTGGAGAGAGCCAGACGTGCGCTGGGCGCTTGA
- a CDS encoding cytidylyltransferase, with amino-acid sequence MTDASERILTREEVARLCRQWREAGEKIVFTNGCFDILHIGHARYLAQAKALGDRLVVGVNSDASTRALKGPERPIVPEEERAEMLASLRAVDAVSIFPELTPDELIRAVRPHIHTKGGDYRPEDLPEAKVVREVGAVICVLGLVEDRSTTRLVEIIRRGAREDG; translated from the coding sequence GTGACGGATGCCTCCGAACGGATTCTGACGCGGGAGGAAGTGGCCAGATTGTGCCGTCAGTGGCGGGAGGCGGGCGAGAAGATCGTCTTCACAAACGGCTGTTTCGACATCCTGCACATCGGGCACGCACGGTATCTTGCGCAGGCGAAGGCTCTGGGCGACCGGCTGGTGGTGGGCGTGAACTCGGATGCATCCACGCGGGCGCTGAAAGGGCCGGAGCGTCCCATCGTTCCGGAGGAGGAGCGCGCCGAGATGCTGGCATCTCTGCGGGCCGTGGATGCCGTGAGCATCTTCCCGGAGCTGACTCCGGACGAGTTGATACGGGCGGTGCGGCCGCACATCCATACCAAGGGGGGCGACTACCGGCCGGAGGATCTGCCGGAGGCGAAGGTGGTCCGGGAGGTGGGCGCCGTGATCTGCGTGCTGGGGCTGGTGGAGGACCGGTCCACCACACGGCTGGTGGAGATCATCCGGCGGGGAGCCAGAGAGGATGGCTGA
- the rfaE gene encoding RfaE bifunctional protein, domain I: MKDPLERLLESLPGRRVLVIGDVMLDEYLLGETRRISPEAPVLVVDVQDVRWAPGGAANVAANVRALGGEVSIVGVTGCDEAGRRLAEQLQALGVQTDGLVQDPHTCTTLKTRIIAANQQVVRVDREKREHPDGRVLKRLRERILEAIPGVDAVVASDYDKGVIGQVTQDAITLARQKGVVFTSNPKPRNLRWFRGADLITLNQVEAEAAGGVEIHDESAIEKAGSRILKRTGARNVIITRGAQGMSVFQESGGVEHIPVMPVEVFDVAGAGDTVVSTLTLALAAGADIVTAARLANFAGASVVRKLGVQTAVPSEISHLIRHARENGL; this comes from the coding sequence TTGAAAGACCCGCTGGAGCGTCTGCTGGAGAGCCTGCCGGGCCGCAGGGTGCTTGTCATCGGCGATGTGATGCTGGACGAGTATCTGTTGGGCGAGACACGGCGCATTTCGCCGGAGGCCCCGGTCCTGGTGGTGGACGTTCAAGACGTGCGATGGGCGCCCGGGGGCGCTGCCAACGTGGCGGCCAATGTGCGCGCGCTCGGAGGTGAAGTGTCCATCGTCGGCGTCACAGGATGCGACGAGGCTGGCCGGCGCCTGGCGGAGCAGCTTCAAGCGCTGGGGGTGCAGACGGACGGTCTGGTGCAGGATCCGCATACCTGCACCACATTGAAGACCCGCATCATTGCGGCAAACCAGCAGGTGGTCCGGGTGGATCGGGAAAAGCGGGAACACCCGGATGGCCGCGTGCTGAAGCGGCTGCGCGAGCGCATCTTGGAAGCAATCCCCGGAGTTGATGCGGTGGTGGCATCCGACTACGACAAGGGGGTGATCGGGCAGGTCACTCAGGATGCCATCACGCTGGCGCGGCAGAAGGGTGTGGTGTTCACCTCCAATCCCAAGCCGCGCAACCTCCGGTGGTTCCGAGGCGCAGACCTCATCACTCTGAATCAGGTGGAAGCGGAGGCCGCGGGAGGCGTTGAGATCCACGACGAGAGCGCAATCGAGAAGGCGGGCAGCCGCATCCTGAAACGCACCGGAGCGCGCAATGTGATCATCACGCGCGGGGCGCAAGGGATGTCGGTGTTCCAGGAGAGCGGCGGGGTGGAGCATATCCCCGTGATGCCGGTGGAGGTCTTCGACGTGGCGGGAGCAGGGGACACGGTGGTCAGCACCCTTACCCTGGCGCTGGCGGCCGGGGCCGATATCGTAACGGCGGCCAGGCTGGCGAACTTCGCGGGAGCCAGCGTGGTGCGCAAGCTGGGTGTTCAGACGGCAGTGCCGTCGGAGATCAGCCATCTGATCAGACATGCTAGGGAGAACGGACTGTGA
- a CDS encoding LPS biosynthesis, which yields MQNVRPAQPGLSVALTCFNSERTLERALSSVSFADEIVVVDSGSTDSTLEIARRFTDRIIVQEFLGYGQQKNLALEACSREWIFVLDSDEELTPRLAEEVRAVVAGSISGYRVYSVPRLSCFIDRWMRHGGWYPDRVTRLVSRGTGRFSEQVVHETFVTNHPAGNLKGDLLHHTYVSVSDYVLRQNRYSSLGALQILQSGRRPRISSGRMALTLLRKFLEVYVWKRGFLDGQHGFVVACLAAYSVFLRQAKLWRPEDCSTEDRLGERKGVSR from the coding sequence ATGCAAAACGTTCGCCCGGCGCAGCCCGGTCTCTCGGTGGCTTTAACCTGCTTCAACAGCGAACGCACGTTGGAGAGAGCCCTCTCGAGCGTATCGTTCGCGGATGAGATTGTGGTGGTGGACAGCGGCTCCACTGACAGCACCCTGGAGATCGCCCGGCGTTTCACAGACCGCATCATCGTGCAGGAGTTCCTTGGATACGGGCAGCAGAAGAATCTGGCGCTTGAGGCCTGCTCGCGGGAATGGATCTTCGTGCTGGACTCGGATGAGGAGCTCACCCCCCGGCTGGCTGAGGAGGTCCGGGCCGTGGTGGCCGGGAGCATCTCGGGATACCGCGTCTACAGCGTGCCGCGGTTGAGCTGCTTTATTGACCGGTGGATGCGTCACGGAGGCTGGTATCCGGACCGGGTGACCCGGCTGGTGTCGCGAGGCACCGGCCGGTTCTCGGAGCAGGTCGTCCACGAGACGTTCGTGACGAACCATCCGGCCGGGAATCTCAAAGGGGATCTGCTGCATCATACGTATGTTTCCGTCAGCGACTATGTGCTGAGGCAGAACCGTTACAGCTCGCTTGGCGCGCTGCAGATTCTGCAAAGTGGGCGCCGTCCGCGGATCTCATCCGGTCGGATGGCGCTGACTCTGCTGAGGAAGTTCCTGGAAGTGTACGTCTGGAAAAGGGGCTTTCTGGACGGGCAGCACGGCTTTGTGGTAGCTTGCCTGGCGGCCTATTCCGTATTTCTACGGCAGGCAAAGCTGTGGAGGCCCGAAGACTGCTCCACCGAGGACAGGCTTGGTGAGCGTAAAGGAGTGTCCAGGTGA
- a CDS encoding hypothetical protein (possible pseudo, internal stop codon, frameshifted): MAADILPDPLADLFAAVRGRRRRRVNLAAENGQPLPPEGYLGGAALMVRRSAFEQIGGFDERFFFYHEDADLSFRLAQAGWSLRVCPQAEVIHMGGGSARSLGTAASVEMIRSRLQFLLWRRGRMAALLSGLASAAGHLRRAASAAVLAPFSQRHRERLRTRAGVLLWLAMGLPDRDAPVYRKLLGDWRAQARCSPHGGW; this comes from the coding sequence ATGGCAGCGGACATCTTGCCGGATCCGCTCGCAGACCTGTTCGCAGCGGTGCGCGGGCGGCGAAGACGGCGCGTAAACCTGGCTGCGGAAAACGGGCAACCCCTCCCGCCGGAGGGGTATCTCGGCGGAGCGGCTCTGATGGTGCGCCGGTCGGCCTTCGAGCAGATCGGCGGCTTCGATGAGCGGTTCTTTTTCTATCACGAGGATGCGGACCTGAGCTTCCGGCTGGCTCAGGCCGGTTGGAGTCTGCGGGTCTGTCCGCAGGCGGAGGTGATACACATGGGCGGAGGTTCGGCACGCAGCCTGGGCACTGCGGCCTCCGTGGAGATGATTCGGAGCAGGCTGCAGTTCCTGCTCTGGCGGCGGGGCCGCATGGCCGCGCTTCTCTCAGGCCTTGCCAGCGCCGCGGGGCATCTGCGCCGGGCCGCATCGGCCGCGGTGCTTGCTCCGTTCAGTCAGCGGCATCGCGAGCGCCTGCGGACTCGCGCTGGTGTGCTTCTGTGGCTCGCAATGGGACTGCCTGACAGGGACGCGCCTGTTTATCGCAAACTGCTGGGAGACTGGAGGGCACAAGCGAGGTGCTCCCCTCACGGTGGTTGGTGA